In the Gossypium arboreum isolate Shixiya-1 chromosome 10, ASM2569848v2, whole genome shotgun sequence genome, one interval contains:
- the LOC108488677 gene encoding uncharacterized protein LOC108488677, with the protein MAIPMVLAILFPPTLFLTGASVLTLLSLAILGVLEIRGINLKYSKFVNTASSSSSIRFKVPSRVGMLLLYTPAFLVGVASFWLYPADDSRFLFLKSAVTIHFFKRLFEVIFIHKYSGKMSLDTMIIILVSYFFLSLSLIYTQTFNQGLSEPSIDLKYLGIVLFLIGISGNFYHHYLLSKLRTNGDKEYKIPKGGLFELAICPHYLFEILEFLGISLISQTLYSFSVTLGSALYFMCRSYVTRKWYMSKFEDFPKEVKALIPFVF; encoded by the exons ATGGCTATTCCTATGGTGCTTGCTATTCTGTTTCCACCCACTTTGTTCCTCACTGGAGCATCTGTTTTAACTCTATTATCGCTGGCAATTCTTGGGGTTTTAGAAATTAGAGGGATTAACTTGAAATATTCCAAGTTCGTCAAtactgcttcttcttcttcttcgattaGATTTAAAGTTCCCAGCAGAGTTGGCATGTTATTGCTCTACACACCAGCTTTCCTTGTCGGTGTTGCTTCCTTTTGGCTTTACCCAGCTGATGACTCTAGATTTCTTTTCCTCAAATCTGCTGTTACCATCCATTTCTTTAAGAGACTTTTTGAG GTGATTTTCATTCATAAATACAGTGGAAAGATGTCTCTAGACACAATGATAATTATACTTGTCAGCTATTTCTTTCTAAGCTTAAGCTTGATTTACACACAAACTTTTAATCAAGGACTCTCGGAACCGTCCATTGATTTGAAGTACCTTGGAATTGTGTTGTTTTTAATAGGTATTAGTGGCAATTTCTACCACCATTACCTTCTGTCCAAGCTAAGAACAAACGGTGACAAAGAGTACAAGATCCCCAAAGGTGGTTTGTTTGAGTTGGCGATTTGCCCTCACTATCTGTTTGAGATTTTAGAGTTCTTGGGAATTAGTTTAATTTCTCAAACATTGTACTCATTTTCAGTCACTCTAGGCTCTGCATTGTACTTTATGTGTAGGAGTTATGTCACTAGGAAATGGTACATGTCTAAGTTTGAAGACTTCCCCAAGGAAGTCAAAGCTCTAATTCCATTTGTTTTTTAA